In Streptococcus respiraculi, one DNA window encodes the following:
- a CDS encoding glycosyltransferase family 2 protein — protein MNKPKVAIIMSTYNGENYLREQIDSLLQQEGVEVSIFVRDDCSQDTTLEILESYADRLIFVKNDGLNLGVGNSFMEVLYQAGIDYDYYAFCDQDDIWLPEKLFEAIKAIDNVETQKPILYCSNQTLVDQETRVIGLRHQQLINISSLQILTNNLVTGCTMVWNKPLQTTLIAKERRPSSDLLKVRIHDVWVAMVASLIGKIIYDTDAFIYYRQHENNVVGVKKENIYINWCKKLRNKSKRNGRSLLATELVEKFEDMMERTILSDLKILSGYQQDFSSKLALIRNSRLFSLSNEPKWAIRLKIIFNLI, from the coding sequence ATGAATAAACCAAAAGTTGCCATTATCATGAGTACCTACAATGGCGAAAACTATTTAAGAGAACAAATAGATAGTTTATTGCAACAAGAAGGAGTTGAGGTAAGCATTTTTGTTAGAGATGATTGTTCTCAAGATACAACGTTAGAGATATTAGAGTCTTATGCGGATAGGCTCATTTTTGTAAAGAATGATGGGCTTAATCTTGGAGTTGGTAATAGTTTTATGGAAGTGTTATATCAGGCTGGGATAGATTATGATTATTATGCTTTTTGCGACCAAGATGATATATGGTTACCAGAGAAATTGTTTGAGGCTATAAAAGCTATAGATAATGTAGAAACACAAAAACCAATATTATATTGCTCAAATCAAACTTTAGTTGATCAAGAGACACGTGTTATTGGACTGAGACATCAGCAGTTGATAAATATAAGTAGTCTTCAAATTTTAACGAATAATCTAGTAACAGGCTGTACGATGGTGTGGAATAAACCACTTCAAACTACTTTAATTGCTAAGGAACGTAGGCCATCGAGCGATTTACTAAAAGTTAGGATTCATGATGTTTGGGTTGCCATGGTTGCTAGTCTTATCGGCAAAATAATATATGACACGGATGCCTTTATTTATTATCGACAACATGAAAATAATGTAGTAGGGGTCAAAAAAGAAAATATTTATATTAACTGGTGTAAAAAGTTACGCAATAAATCAAAAAGAAATGGCAGAAGTCTACTAGCGACGGAATTAGTTGAGAAATTTGAAGATATGATGGAGAGAACGATTCTATCAGATTTAAAAATATTAAGTGGCTACCAACAGGATTTCTCATCTAAACTGGCTTTGATAAGAAATAGTCGTTTATTTTCCTTATCTAATGAGCCTAAGTGGGCAATCAGATTAAAAATTATCTTCAATCTGATTTAG
- a CDS encoding O-antigen polymerase, with product MIYLLLIVSFVLLGIDFYKWRSLIRPNIIFLLSFILASSIIMVNQKNWDVALNNRFMIYTVTAILSFYIGTLVIDYFNARKKSLVIPESSKDSSLFIVASPSKLLFWITIIAMIVYVLLIFRGIQLSTDFSFMLRQIYDRNVEHSGSNTFIVNQLVKILTALANISFFQFLLDKYVVKTSKSQLLHFVVISIFLLMAAISTDRNILLRFFIYCIVLWILFFTATNKGKITRAHFRLLVKLAFYIVLAVGIFYIFGKLKGYKSDFSRAISLYGGSGLYNFNLYLDKSLPIDYKFGLVTFRSFLGVLGRLGIESLVYKGSVFSEFIIYKSKTGFVYESNIYSAMRPFVEDFGYFGTVIFPFIMGLFFETLYSWTRKTQYMFSWIFYSLTIYPLAYFTILEQFFNRFHLGSLYEIGWVAIFYWYIRKRRVSEGGDK from the coding sequence ATGATTTATCTATTATTAATAGTATCCTTTGTTTTGTTAGGAATCGATTTCTATAAGTGGAGAAGCTTAATAAGGCCGAACATTATTTTTTTGTTATCGTTTATTTTAGCTTCTAGCATTATAATGGTTAATCAGAAAAACTGGGATGTAGCTTTGAATAATCGTTTCATGATTTATACTGTGACTGCGATTTTGTCTTTTTATATAGGAACTCTCGTCATAGATTATTTTAATGCAAGGAAGAAGTCTCTTGTTATACCGGAAAGCTCTAAGGATAGCAGCTTATTTATCGTGGCTAGTCCTAGTAAGTTGCTATTTTGGATAACCATAATTGCTATGATAGTCTATGTCCTTCTTATTTTTAGAGGAATTCAGTTATCAACGGATTTTAGCTTTATGCTACGTCAAATTTATGATAGAAACGTTGAGCATAGTGGTTCAAATACTTTTATAGTTAATCAGTTAGTAAAAATTTTAACAGCTCTTGCAAATATTAGTTTTTTTCAATTTTTATTGGATAAATATGTAGTAAAAACAAGTAAAAGCCAGTTGCTCCATTTTGTTGTTATTAGCATATTTTTATTAATGGCTGCTATCTCAACTGATCGCAATATACTATTACGCTTTTTTATTTATTGTATTGTACTTTGGATACTGTTTTTTACAGCTACTAATAAGGGAAAAATAACTCGAGCTCACTTCAGACTACTGGTAAAATTGGCATTTTATATAGTATTGGCTGTAGGTATTTTTTATATCTTTGGTAAATTAAAGGGCTATAAATCAGATTTTAGTCGTGCTATCAGTCTTTATGGTGGGTCAGGTTTGTATAATTTCAATCTTTATCTTGATAAGTCATTACCAATAGATTATAAATTTGGATTGGTAACTTTTCGTTCATTTTTAGGTGTCTTAGGAAGATTGGGAATAGAAAGTCTAGTGTATAAAGGCTCTGTTTTTTCTGAATTTATTATCTATAAATCTAAAACAGGCTTTGTTTATGAGTCCAATATTTACTCAGCTATGCGTCCTTTTGTAGAGGATTTTGGTTATTTTGGAACGGTAATCTTTCCATTTATTATGGGCTTATTTTTTGAAACGCTGTATTCATGGACTCGAAAAACTCAGTATATGTTTTCATGGATTTTTTATTCTCTAACTATTTATCCATTAGCCTACTTCACTATTTTAGAACAATTTTTTAATAGATTTCATTTAGGATCACTTTATGAAATTGGATGGGTAGCTATTTTTTATTGGTATATTCGAAAAAGAAGAGTATCTGAAGGAGGAGACAAATGA
- a CDS encoding helix-turn-helix domain-containing protein gives MFTKRLKDLRLKAGLTQRQVANDFKTSPQSYAQWEKGLRKPSSESLEKLAQYFDVSTDYLLGKTDLKQPTIALLHEAEQAFLTAIETHHLSAAEQETLKQDLTTFIEERANELATNNKA, from the coding sequence ATGTTTACCAAACGATTGAAAGATTTACGCCTCAAAGCAGGCCTAACACAACGCCAAGTCGCAAATGATTTCAAGACCAGCCCCCAAAGCTATGCTCAATGGGAAAAAGGCCTGCGCAAACCCTCAAGCGAAAGTTTAGAAAAACTAGCTCAGTATTTTGATGTCTCAACAGATTACCTCCTTGGAAAAACCGACCTCAAACAACCTACTATAGCTCTCCTTCACGAAGCTGAACAAGCCTTTCTAACTGCAATTGAGACCCATCACCTCTCAGCAGCTGAACAAGAAACCCTCAAACAAGACCTCACCACCTTCATCGAAGAACGAGCTAATGAACTAGCCACAAACAACAAAGCGTGA
- the ispD gene encoding 2-C-methyl-D-erythritol 4-phosphate cytidylyltransferase, whose product MNGSNSVVIFAGGTGTRMKITAKPKQFLELHGKPIIIHTIEHFENHPKIDNIIIVCVDGWHDYLRSLLVKFQISKVREIVSGGRTGQLSIFNGLEAVQKLVKSDDDVVLIHDGVRPLIDADIISKNLESVRKYGATVTVKPVIETVIQVDENNSITNVVDRDSCQTAVAPQTFYFKDIFRLHLKAQQDNLFNMTDSATLVRHYGMKLHTVMGGAENIKITTPSDFYIFKAIYDSRENEQVFG is encoded by the coding sequence ATGAATGGAAGTAATTCAGTAGTTATTTTTGCTGGTGGAACCGGTACAAGAATGAAGATAACAGCAAAACCGAAACAATTTCTCGAGTTGCACGGAAAACCTATTATTATTCATACGATTGAGCATTTTGAAAATCATCCGAAGATTGATAATATTATTATTGTCTGCGTAGATGGGTGGCATGATTATTTACGAAGTTTATTAGTTAAATTTCAAATATCAAAAGTTAGAGAAATTGTATCAGGTGGTAGAACCGGGCAATTATCAATCTTTAATGGTTTAGAGGCTGTTCAAAAATTAGTGAAAAGTGATGATGATGTTGTGTTAATCCATGATGGAGTTCGTCCTCTTATAGATGCGGACATTATTAGTAAAAACCTCGAAAGTGTTCGAAAGTATGGTGCAACAGTTACTGTTAAGCCTGTTATTGAAACCGTAATACAAGTTGATGAAAATAATTCGATTACGAATGTTGTTGATCGAGATAGTTGTCAAACAGCAGTTGCTCCTCAAACTTTTTATTTTAAAGACATTTTTCGATTGCATTTAAAAGCCCAGCAAGATAATCTATTCAATATGACGGATTCAGCGACATTGGTGCGACATTATGGTATGAAATTACATACGGTAATGGGGGGAGCAGAGAATATTAAAATTACAACACCTTCCGATTTCTATATTTTTAAGGCTATTTATGATTCTAGAGAAAATGAACAGGTATTTGGATAA
- a CDS encoding NAD-dependent epimerase/dehydratase family protein: protein MFDKYVVTEIEALVSENKDLFEHLHTKKIFVTGATGLIGSQIVLALLTANKKYDLNISITILVRSLLKAKSIFGDNIAELQVVEGDVRDRIEVADPIDYIIHGASVTNSLDFVQKPVDTIFTVVDGTRNMLELAKVKSITGFVLLSSLEVYGSFDGQKDVSEDDFGYLNPANARSSYSEGKRLAESLSISYATQYHLPVKVARLCQTFGPGVNYEDNRVFAQFARSIIEKKDIVLHTAGRTERNYCSIKDAIAGILYVLILGQSEEAYNVANENTLISIKDMAELVTSLEESSATKVVFDFQDINKLGYNPEVKLKLLTKKLENLGWKPTVDLPTIFTGLIQSMRHSRVKQNE, encoded by the coding sequence ATGTTTGATAAATATGTAGTTACAGAGATAGAGGCACTAGTGTCTGAAAATAAAGATCTTTTTGAGCATTTGCATACGAAAAAAATATTTGTAACAGGTGCTACAGGATTGATTGGTTCACAAATCGTCCTTGCGTTATTAACCGCAAATAAGAAGTATGATTTGAATATAAGTATTACTATCTTGGTTCGTTCGTTATTGAAAGCTAAATCTATTTTTGGTGATAATATCGCTGAGCTTCAGGTAGTAGAAGGGGATGTTAGAGATAGAATCGAAGTTGCAGACCCTATTGATTACATTATTCATGGAGCAAGCGTGACAAATTCCTTAGATTTTGTCCAAAAGCCAGTGGATACTATTTTTACAGTGGTTGATGGTACTCGTAATATGTTAGAATTAGCTAAAGTAAAAAGTATTACGGGGTTTGTATTACTATCTTCACTGGAAGTATATGGTTCTTTTGATGGTCAAAAAGATGTTTCGGAGGATGACTTTGGATATTTAAATCCTGCCAATGCTCGTAGTAGCTATTCGGAGGGAAAGCGTTTAGCTGAAAGTTTAAGTATATCCTATGCGACGCAGTATCATTTGCCTGTAAAAGTTGCTAGACTGTGCCAAACTTTTGGACCTGGTGTGAACTATGAAGACAACAGAGTATTCGCACAGTTTGCACGTTCCATAATTGAAAAAAAAGATATTGTATTGCATACAGCGGGAAGAACAGAGAGAAACTATTGTTCTATTAAGGATGCAATTGCTGGTATATTATACGTATTGATTTTAGGTCAAAGTGAAGAAGCGTATAATGTTGCAAACGAAAATACTCTTATTTCAATTAAAGATATGGCAGAATTAGTAACCTCTTTGGAAGAGTCATCAGCTACAAAAGTAGTATTTGATTTCCAAGATATTAATAAGCTTGGTTATAATCCCGAGGTAAAATTGAAATTGCTGACTAAAAAGTTAGAAAATCTCGGATGGAAACCCACTGTTGATTTACCTACTATTTTTACTGGGTTGATTCAATCTATGAGACACAGTCGAGTGAAGCAAAATGAATAA